One Candidatus Korarchaeum sp. DNA segment encodes these proteins:
- a CDS encoding 3-isopropylmalate dehydratase large subunit → MKTAVEKILSRASGREASAGDIVEAEVDVYMVHDPMGALVEEALRELNGKIRHPERVVAIQDHFVPAKDIESANLSKRLRDLCRRERILHYEVGAGICHITLPEEGHVVPGDVVVGTDSHTPTSGALGAFAVGIGATEMAAALTTGRLWFRVPETVLIRVSGPLPEYVFAKDLILKVISTMGVDGANYKALEFSGDTVERMVMDERFVLTNMSVEAGAKTAMIPPDRVTLSYLEGRARRPPRPEYSDPGSHSEVLDVDASSLEPLVALPYSPANVRPASEVQEEIDQAFIGSCTGGRLSDLIAATRVLRGRKVKDGVRLIVIPGSRRVYLEALKSGLMETLIESGAVVGPPTCGPCLGAHLGVLAEGEVAVSTSNRNFRGRMGHPSSRVYLASAATVAASALRGRITDPREVVP, encoded by the coding sequence TTGAAGACAGCGGTGGAGAAGATACTGAGTAGGGCCTCGGGGAGGGAGGCCTCCGCGGGCGATATAGTGGAAGCTGAGGTAGATGTCTACATGGTTCATGACCCGATGGGGGCTTTGGTCGAGGAAGCACTGAGGGAACTGAACGGCAAGATCAGGCATCCGGAGAGGGTAGTAGCTATCCAGGATCACTTCGTGCCGGCTAAGGACATAGAGTCAGCTAACTTGAGCAAGAGGCTCAGGGACCTATGCAGGAGGGAGCGCATACTTCACTACGAGGTGGGTGCGGGGATATGTCACATCACGCTTCCCGAGGAGGGGCACGTGGTACCCGGGGACGTAGTGGTGGGCACGGATTCCCACACTCCTACGTCAGGCGCATTGGGGGCTTTTGCTGTGGGCATAGGAGCTACGGAGATGGCCGCCGCCCTCACGACGGGAAGGCTCTGGTTCAGGGTACCTGAGACGGTGCTCATCAGGGTGAGCGGACCCCTTCCCGAGTACGTGTTCGCTAAGGACCTGATACTGAAGGTCATCTCCACTATGGGGGTTGATGGGGCCAATTACAAGGCTCTGGAGTTCAGCGGAGATACCGTGGAGAGGATGGTGATGGACGAGAGGTTCGTCCTCACCAACATGTCCGTGGAAGCTGGGGCCAAGACCGCGATGATACCGCCGGACCGTGTCACCCTCTCCTACCTCGAAGGTAGAGCCAGGAGACCCCCCAGACCCGAGTACTCGGACCCGGGAAGTCACTCTGAGGTGCTGGATGTGGACGCTAGTTCCCTGGAACCCCTGGTCGCTCTACCCTACTCACCGGCTAACGTGAGGCCCGCCTCTGAGGTGCAGGAGGAGATAGATCAGGCCTTCATAGGATCCTGCACGGGCGGGAGGCTGAGCGACCTGATCGCGGCGACTAGGGTCCTGAGGGGGAGGAAGGTCAAGGACGGGGTGAGGCTCATAGTGATACCGGGGAGCCGAAGGGTGTATTTGGAAGCCCTTAAGAGCGGGTTAATGGAGACCTTAATTGAGAGCGGTGCCGTTGTAGGACCGCCGACCTGTGGTCCCTGTTTAGGAGCTCACTTGGGTGTCCTAGCTGAGGGAGAGGTGGCTGTATCGAC
- a CDS encoding 2-isopropylmalate synthase, translated as MRSSFNLPERVRIFDTTLRDGEQTPGVSLTPEEKVEVAIALNELGVDVIEAGFPITSDGEARAVKEIAGAIREISSISRAEICALARSNLRDIDLAIDSGVDSVHVFIATSPLHREYKLRMSKEDVLRRAVEAVEYAKSRGVKVEFSAEDATRTELDFLIEVFKAVEEAGADRVDIPDTVGVMTPAAMSYLVSKVVRELKVPVSVHCHNDFGLAVANSLAAVESGAQQAHVTVNGIGERAGNASLEQFVVSLHHLYGVRTNIDTTKLRYVSELVEKLTAIQVPPNYPVVGDNAFSHESGIHVHGVLEHPGTYEPLSPEIVGMRRRIVLGKHTGRHAVEEAITRLGYRAKREEVDEILRRVKEAGDKGVKVTEREFGRIVAEVIGEREGARVLEVSEWLVVTGSGVTPSAFLRVKLKGKEFRIHGWGVGPVDSLANALRSVQGIPQFKLSRFKLNATSRGTDAEGEVYVKVEAGDVSCEGYGVSRDIVRASLDALIDALNKVMSLEDSGGEDTE; from the coding sequence GTGAGGAGTTCTTTTAATCTCCCTGAGAGGGTTAGGATCTTTGACACGACTCTGAGGGATGGAGAGCAAACGCCAGGTGTTTCGCTAACTCCTGAGGAGAAGGTTGAGGTTGCTATTGCCCTGAACGAACTCGGTGTGGACGTAATAGAAGCCGGGTTCCCGATCACGTCGGATGGGGAGGCTAGAGCAGTTAAGGAGATAGCTGGTGCTATAAGGGAGATATCCTCCATCAGCAGGGCTGAGATCTGTGCTCTCGCTAGGTCTAACCTCAGGGACATAGACCTAGCCATCGACTCGGGTGTCGATTCCGTTCACGTCTTCATAGCGACATCCCCCCTCCACAGGGAGTACAAGCTCAGGATGAGTAAGGAGGACGTGCTCAGGAGGGCCGTTGAGGCCGTGGAGTACGCTAAATCTAGGGGAGTTAAGGTGGAGTTCTCAGCTGAGGATGCTACTAGGACGGAGTTGGATTTCCTAATAGAGGTGTTCAAAGCGGTGGAGGAGGCTGGAGCTGATAGGGTGGACATCCCTGATACTGTTGGTGTGATGACGCCCGCTGCGATGAGCTACTTGGTCTCAAAGGTCGTTAGGGAGCTCAAGGTACCGGTTAGCGTGCACTGTCACAACGACTTCGGCCTCGCTGTAGCTAATTCGCTCGCTGCTGTGGAGTCCGGAGCTCAGCAGGCCCACGTCACGGTCAATGGGATCGGTGAGAGGGCTGGTAACGCTTCACTGGAGCAGTTCGTGGTCTCACTCCACCACCTCTACGGAGTGAGGACCAATATCGACACTACGAAGCTTAGGTATGTATCTGAGCTCGTCGAGAAGCTTACTGCAATTCAAGTCCCGCCCAACTACCCGGTCGTAGGGGATAACGCCTTCTCCCACGAGTCGGGGATCCACGTTCACGGGGTCCTGGAGCACCCCGGGACTTACGAACCCCTCTCACCGGAGATCGTGGGTATGAGGAGGAGGATAGTCCTGGGGAAGCACACCGGAAGGCACGCCGTTGAGGAAGCCATAACGAGGCTCGGATATAGGGCTAAGAGGGAGGAGGTGGACGAGATCCTCAGGAGGGTTAAGGAAGCCGGGGATAAGGGTGTCAAGGTAACTGAGAGGGAGTTCGGCAGGATAGTGGCCGAGGTCATAGGGGAGAGGGAGGGGGCCAGGGTACTGGAGGTGAGCGAGTGGTTAGTGGTGACGGGGAGCGGTGTGACGCCCTCAGCTTTCTTGAGAGTGAAGCTCAAGGGAAAGGAGTTCAGAATCCACGGATGGGGAGTAGGACCCGTTGATTCTCTAGCCAATGCCTTGAGATCCGTTCAAGGGATCCCTCAGTTCAAGTTAAGCAGGTTCAAGCTCAACGCTACGAGCAGGGGTACTGACGCTGAGGGAGAGGTCTACGTTAAGGTGGAAGCCGGTGACGTCTCATGCGAGGGGTACGGGGTCAGTAGGGACATCGTTAGAGCGAGCCTCGATGCCCTGATAGATGCGCTCAACAAGGTGATGAGCCTTGAAGACAGCGGTGGAGAAGATACTGAGTAG
- a CDS encoding CDC48 family AAA ATPase, translated as MVKKQNPGRDDERESRDVTLIVADIIKQADFGRGIVRLDPEIMKQLDLTSGDYLRIYGSRVTHSRVMPSVSMDVGTRYIRMDKIVKGNAGVRTGDKVRVRPVDVGEASKVVLAPQDHMIRVAPDFHTWVKRRLLDFAVTKGDIVLIPIFQRFISLIVVGVSPGTYGKVGPNTMIEVRESPVELARVVLPTVTYEDIGGLREEIQRIREMVELPLRHPELFRHLGIDPPKGVLLFGPPGTGKTLLAKAVANESNAHFISISGPEIMSKYYGESEKRLREIFEEAEKNAPSIIFIDELDSIAPNRNEVTGEVERRVVAQLLALMDGLKGRGEVIVIGATNRPEAIDPALRRPGRFDREIEIGVPDREGRKEILLIHTRNMPLADDVDLDKLADITHGFVGADLAALVREAAMAALRRVLPKIDLDAESIPLEVLEELKVTNDDFLEALKLVQPSALREISIEIPNVTWEDVGGLEDVKRELREIVELPLKNPDSFRRMGIEPPRGVLLYGPPGCGKTLVAKAVANESEANFISVKGPELLSKWVGESEKAVRMIFRKARQVAPAIIFIDEIDSLFPRRGIHADSGVSERVVSQMLTEIDGIQPLRDVVVIGATNRPDLIDPAILRPGRLERLVYVGPPDAQSRYQILRVLTKRVPLARDVDLRRIALMTERYSGADLAALVREAAMAALREDLGADKVEARHFEIAMSRVKPSLTDEILKYFEEVKKTLRAITIPEERKEETYVY; from the coding sequence TTGGTCAAGAAGCAGAACCCCGGGAGGGATGATGAAAGGGAGAGCAGGGATGTGACGCTCATAGTAGCTGATATAATAAAGCAGGCCGATTTCGGGAGGGGGATAGTCAGATTAGATCCTGAGATAATGAAGCAGCTCGATCTGACCAGCGGGGACTACTTGAGGATCTACGGTTCAAGGGTCACTCACTCCAGGGTGATGCCCTCGGTCAGCATGGACGTCGGGACGAGGTACATAAGGATGGATAAGATAGTGAAGGGAAATGCAGGGGTTAGGACGGGAGATAAGGTGAGAGTTAGGCCTGTTGATGTTGGAGAAGCATCCAAAGTAGTCCTAGCCCCTCAGGATCACATGATAAGGGTCGCCCCAGATTTCCACACGTGGGTCAAGAGGAGGCTCTTGGACTTCGCGGTGACGAAGGGGGATATAGTACTGATCCCGATATTCCAGAGGTTCATTTCCCTCATCGTCGTGGGCGTTAGCCCGGGTACTTACGGGAAGGTCGGTCCTAACACGATGATAGAGGTCAGGGAGTCGCCGGTTGAGTTAGCGAGGGTAGTTTTACCGACGGTCACTTACGAGGACATAGGTGGGTTGAGGGAGGAGATTCAGAGGATCAGGGAGATGGTTGAGCTTCCACTGAGGCATCCGGAGCTCTTCAGGCACCTCGGAATAGATCCACCAAAGGGAGTGCTCCTCTTCGGACCCCCGGGCACTGGTAAGACGCTCCTGGCTAAGGCGGTGGCCAACGAGAGCAACGCGCACTTCATAAGCATATCCGGGCCGGAGATAATGAGCAAGTACTACGGTGAGAGCGAGAAGAGGCTCAGGGAGATATTCGAGGAGGCGGAGAAGAACGCACCATCGATAATATTCATAGATGAGCTTGATTCTATAGCACCAAATAGGAACGAGGTCACCGGAGAGGTTGAGAGGAGGGTGGTAGCTCAGCTGCTGGCTCTGATGGACGGCCTGAAGGGAAGGGGAGAGGTAATAGTGATAGGGGCCACCAACAGGCCGGAGGCGATAGACCCCGCCCTGAGGAGGCCGGGCAGGTTCGATAGGGAGATAGAGATAGGGGTGCCGGATAGGGAGGGGAGGAAGGAGATCCTCCTGATACACACAAGGAACATGCCGCTCGCGGATGACGTCGATCTGGATAAGCTTGCCGACATAACCCACGGGTTCGTCGGCGCCGACCTAGCTGCTTTGGTCAGGGAGGCGGCTATGGCTGCCCTGAGGAGGGTCCTTCCTAAGATAGATTTGGATGCTGAGAGCATACCTTTAGAGGTTCTGGAGGAGCTCAAGGTCACGAACGATGACTTCCTAGAGGCTCTGAAGCTGGTCCAACCATCGGCCCTCAGGGAGATATCGATAGAGATACCGAACGTCACTTGGGAAGATGTAGGTGGGCTTGAGGACGTTAAGAGGGAGCTTAGGGAGATAGTTGAGCTTCCCCTAAAGAATCCGGATTCCTTCAGGAGGATGGGTATAGAGCCCCCAAGGGGAGTGCTGCTCTACGGCCCTCCCGGGTGTGGTAAGACACTGGTGGCTAAGGCGGTGGCTAACGAGAGCGAGGCGAACTTCATAAGCGTCAAGGGACCTGAGCTACTGAGCAAGTGGGTCGGTGAGAGCGAGAAGGCCGTTAGGATGATATTCAGGAAGGCGAGGCAGGTAGCACCGGCGATAATATTCATAGATGAGATAGACTCCCTCTTCCCGAGGAGGGGCATTCACGCTGACTCAGGGGTTAGTGAGAGGGTGGTGAGCCAGATGCTCACCGAGATAGATGGTATTCAGCCACTCAGGGACGTGGTCGTTATAGGGGCTACTAACAGGCCGGATCTCATAGACCCAGCCATACTCAGGCCCGGCAGGTTGGAGAGGTTAGTTTACGTAGGCCCACCCGACGCCCAATCGAGGTACCAGATACTCAGGGTATTGACGAAGAGAGTCCCCCTAGCAAGGGACGTGGACTTGAGGAGGATTGCTCTCATGACGGAGAGGTATAGTGGCGCTGACCTAGCTGCGTTGGTGAGGGAGGCAGCGATGGCTGCCCTAAGGGAGGACCTAGGGGCTGATAAGGTTGAAGCTAGGCACTTCGAGATCGCGATGAGCAGAGTCAAGCCAAGCCTCACCGATGAGATACTGAAGTACTTCGAGGAGGTGAAGAAGACCCTCAGGGCCATCACAATACCTGAGGAGAGGAAGGAGGAGACTTACGTCTACTGA
- a CDS encoding methylenetetrahydrofolate reductase has protein sequence MELGVEIVPSSFKKFLRSVSNAIGYFNFVSVPECPFGRLMPSPVVLSVIARGLGVEVIPNYRVMDRSELGFLSEMTALYEVGIRRVVIVRGDLPSIGLPTHLNPVNAIRLLKEHGIGIEVGVASPVKPTESLRAKIEAGADFVVTQPVQSGEEVVELIDFLEGTPVYVMVMPNIEELDASVLKEMGITEVKRVDYKELIKELEGSSKVKGVIISSPKGVSKAIELLR, from the coding sequence ATGGAATTAGGAGTCGAGATAGTTCCCTCAAGTTTTAAGAAGTTCCTTAGATCAGTTTCTAACGCTATAGGATATTTCAATTTCGTATCCGTACCCGAGTGCCCCTTCGGCAGGTTAATGCCATCACCCGTAGTGCTCTCGGTCATAGCTAGGGGCTTAGGGGTGGAGGTCATCCCCAACTACAGGGTGATGGATAGGAGTGAGCTGGGGTTCCTATCGGAGATGACAGCTCTCTATGAGGTTGGGATCAGGAGAGTAGTTATAGTTAGGGGAGATCTACCGTCCATAGGTCTTCCAACACATCTAAACCCAGTGAACGCGATAAGACTCCTCAAAGAGCATGGAATAGGAATTGAGGTAGGTGTAGCTTCACCCGTCAAGCCTACGGAATCCCTAAGAGCTAAGATAGAAGCTGGCGCTGATTTCGTAGTGACGCAGCCCGTCCAATCGGGGGAGGAGGTAGTCGAGCTGATCGACTTCTTGGAGGGTACCCCCGTTTACGTAATGGTGATGCCGAATATCGAGGAGCTGGATGCGAGCGTGCTCAAGGAGATGGGTATCACCGAGGTCAAGAGGGTAGATTATAAGGAGCTGATTAAGGAGCTAGAGGGAAGCTCTAAGGTAAAGGGAGTGATCATAAGCTCCCCGAAAGGTGTATCGAAAGCTATCGAGCTTCTGAGGTGA
- a CDS encoding tetrahydromethanopterin S-methyltransferase subunit H → MRLFKDGPALMVASIFYKGDLRVKDHEHGVFDREEQRRIVERDLSASRGLHIPYALDVMIPSPEAAEPYLRFASEFGVPILIDGLDPSVRIHAYRKAKELGIERISVANAIYRDTGEEELSAIRDSGIRSAILVAFDPKEPLKSIRKEEKLRLLEEELIPKAERAGVEEFMVDVVVLDPASIPSAAESMSFLKERGYKVGCAPANALAFLSKRRFGEEAYPMLIAALAYLRIRGADFLIFGPAGRFSGIVRGIALLESFLALERGLERNRLREHPFIALKELQKIFHEISRG, encoded by the coding sequence ATGAGGCTGTTCAAGGATGGACCAGCTCTGATGGTGGCATCGATATTCTACAAGGGGGACCTCAGGGTGAAGGATCACGAGCACGGGGTATTCGATAGGGAGGAGCAGAGGAGGATAGTTGAGAGGGACCTCAGTGCTTCCAGGGGGCTCCACATACCTTACGCTCTGGACGTGATGATACCCTCCCCGGAAGCGGCTGAGCCTTACCTGAGGTTCGCCTCGGAGTTCGGGGTCCCCATCCTCATAGACGGCTTAGATCCCAGTGTGAGGATTCACGCTTACAGGAAGGCTAAGGAGCTGGGGATAGAGCGCATATCAGTAGCTAACGCTATCTACAGGGATACGGGGGAGGAGGAGCTATCCGCGATAAGGGATTCCGGGATAAGGTCAGCCATATTGGTAGCATTCGACCCCAAGGAACCTCTCAAGAGCATCAGGAAGGAGGAGAAACTGAGGCTCCTCGAGGAGGAACTGATCCCTAAGGCTGAGAGGGCTGGGGTAGAGGAGTTCATGGTGGACGTGGTGGTACTGGATCCCGCTTCAATACCCTCAGCTGCGGAATCGATGAGCTTCCTCAAGGAGAGGGGTTACAAGGTCGGTTGCGCGCCCGCTAACGCCCTCGCCTTCCTGAGCAAGAGGAGGTTCGGTGAGGAGGCTTACCCTATGCTGATCGCGGCACTAGCTTACCTTAGGATTAGGGGAGCCGATTTCCTCATATTCGGCCCGGCCGGAAGGTTCAGTGGGATAGTTAGGGGAATAGCCCTACTAGAATCCTTTCTAGCTTTAGAGCGTGGCTTAGAGAGGAACAGATTGAGAGAACATCCATTTATCGCTCTCAAGGAGCTTCAGAAGATCTTTCATGAGATATCGAGAGGTTAA
- a CDS encoding FprA family A-type flavoprotein, whose translation MSVVISKVSDSVTLFRILNRVSKRFENFWPIARGTSYNFYLVEGKERKALIDGVDAAFSEDFFRALSREVDLEELDYVVTQHSEPDHSGTIAELMKRAPKASLLGTRQAINIGESLADYPAGRSREVRDGDGLDLGGRTLKFIVTPMIHWPDTMMTYLEEEGVLFTCDLFGSHLASERIYFDEDDFELADYYASILMPYSSMVERALSKVKELKPRLIAPSHGALHRDIGNVIKIYEDWASWRAKNRVLVLVGSQYGNAEALAREAAIGIEEEGLEAVLVDSAEAEPDDLLALTLDSAAILIASATHNGRPFLGIRYYLDLLEEYRPKNRISAIIGTFGWGGGALKSIRESLESLKIPVIGEMEVRGKPREEDLRKARELGRLLSLEAKKIIGRG comes from the coding sequence ATGTCCGTAGTCATCAGTAAGGTATCTGATAGCGTTACGCTATTTAGGATCCTAAATAGGGTCTCCAAGCGGTTTGAGAACTTCTGGCCCATAGCTAGGGGTACCTCCTACAACTTCTACTTGGTTGAGGGAAAGGAGAGGAAGGCGTTGATAGACGGTGTAGATGCTGCCTTCTCTGAGGACTTCTTCAGAGCCCTCAGTAGGGAGGTCGACCTGGAGGAACTGGATTACGTGGTGACTCAGCACTCAGAACCGGATCACTCTGGGACGATAGCTGAGCTCATGAAGAGAGCCCCTAAGGCTTCACTGCTGGGGACGAGGCAAGCTATCAACATAGGGGAGTCCCTCGCCGATTACCCTGCGGGAAGATCCAGGGAAGTCAGGGATGGTGATGGACTCGATCTAGGAGGTAGGACCCTCAAGTTCATCGTGACGCCCATGATCCACTGGCCCGATACCATGATGACCTACCTGGAGGAGGAGGGGGTCCTCTTCACCTGCGACCTCTTCGGATCTCACTTGGCCAGCGAGAGGATATACTTCGATGAGGACGACTTCGAGCTGGCCGATTACTACGCTTCCATACTGATGCCCTACTCGAGTATGGTTGAAAGGGCCCTCTCCAAGGTCAAGGAGCTCAAGCCCAGGTTGATAGCCCCGAGTCACGGGGCTCTTCATAGGGACATCGGTAACGTGATCAAGATATATGAGGACTGGGCCTCCTGGAGAGCTAAGAATAGGGTCCTCGTGTTGGTCGGCAGCCAATACGGTAACGCTGAGGCCCTGGCTAGGGAGGCTGCTATAGGGATCGAGGAGGAGGGTTTGGAGGCCGTTTTGGTGGATAGCGCCGAGGCCGAGCCCGATGACCTCCTAGCCCTGACGCTGGATTCCGCCGCCATTCTAATAGCTTCGGCGACGCATAACGGAAGACCCTTCCTGGGGATAAGGTATTACTTGGATCTCCTTGAGGAGTATAGGCCCAAGAATAGGATCTCAGCGATAATAGGAACCTTCGGATGGGGAGGAGGTGCTCTGAAATCCATCAGGGAATCGCTTGAGTCCCTTAAGATACCCGTGATCGGTGAGATGGAGGTCAGGGGTAAGCCGAGGGAGGAGGACCTGAGGAAGGCGAGGGAGCTCGGAAGGCTGCTGAGTCTAGAGGCTAAGAAGATCATAGGAAGGGGTTAA
- a CDS encoding CoA-binding protein, whose translation MDDLDRLFNPSSIAIVGASKDPSKIGSQILRNVVEYGFKGNVYPINPTVNELLGLKCYPRVSDVPDRVDVAVISVPSDKVLSVIDDCGKAGVKFAVVITSGFKEVGNEELEEELVRRAHGYGIRVLGPNIFGYVYAPSRLNASFGPKDVISGNVAFISQSGALGIALMGYTIVENIGVSAIVSVGNKADIDDVDLLDFFDRDPNTRVIMIYLEGLAPGRGRKFIDVAARVSSRKPVVVIKAGRTEVGARAAASHTGSMAGSVAVYESAFKQSGVLMAKSVEEAFDWTKALAWNGVPEGENLVVITNGGGAGVQSTDTFADNGVYLKKPPESLIQEIRKFTPPFASFANPIDMTGMATDDWYYRGALAALRDPEVHAVTVLYCQTAVTTPMGVAKGIVDAIRESGNSKPVTVGMVGGPEVAEAISFLNKQNVAAYPTPERASAAMSSLYAYARAREYVIRSLAVC comes from the coding sequence ATGGATGACCTGGATAGGCTATTCAATCCATCATCGATCGCCATCGTTGGAGCATCCAAGGATCCCAGTAAGATAGGATCCCAGATCCTGAGGAACGTGGTGGAGTACGGGTTCAAGGGGAATGTCTATCCTATAAACCCAACGGTAAACGAGCTCTTGGGTCTGAAGTGCTATCCGAGGGTATCGGATGTCCCCGACCGCGTGGATGTAGCTGTGATATCGGTCCCCTCAGATAAGGTTCTGAGCGTGATAGACGACTGCGGGAAGGCTGGGGTTAAGTTCGCTGTCGTGATAACCTCGGGTTTCAAGGAGGTCGGTAATGAGGAGCTCGAGGAGGAGCTGGTCAGGAGAGCTCACGGTTACGGTATCAGGGTCCTGGGGCCTAACATATTCGGCTACGTCTACGCGCCGAGCAGGTTAAACGCTTCCTTCGGGCCCAAGGATGTGATATCAGGTAATGTCGCTTTCATCTCTCAGAGCGGAGCTTTAGGGATCGCTCTCATGGGTTACACGATAGTCGAGAACATAGGGGTCTCGGCCATAGTCAGCGTCGGTAACAAGGCTGATATAGATGATGTCGACCTCCTGGACTTCTTCGATAGGGATCCGAACACGAGGGTCATAATGATATACCTGGAGGGATTGGCTCCGGGTAGGGGCAGGAAGTTCATAGATGTTGCGGCTAGAGTGAGCTCGAGGAAGCCCGTGGTAGTGATAAAGGCTGGGAGGACTGAGGTAGGCGCTAGAGCTGCGGCAAGCCACACGGGTTCCATGGCTGGAAGCGTAGCGGTGTATGAGAGCGCTTTCAAGCAGAGCGGTGTCCTGATGGCTAAGAGCGTCGAGGAGGCGTTCGATTGGACGAAGGCTCTCGCTTGGAACGGGGTCCCCGAAGGTGAGAACTTGGTGGTGATCACGAACGGTGGGGGAGCAGGGGTTCAGTCCACCGATACCTTCGCGGATAATGGTGTCTACCTCAAGAAACCTCCCGAGAGCTTGATCCAGGAGATAAGGAAGTTCACACCCCCGTTCGCCTCGTTCGCCAACCCGATAGATATGACGGGGATGGCCACTGACGATTGGTACTACAGGGGGGCACTGGCTGCCCTCAGAGATCCTGAGGTTCATGCTGTGACCGTCCTATACTGCCAGACTGCTGTGACGACGCCCATGGGAGTAGCTAAGGGCATAGTGGATGCTATCAGGGAATCCGGCAACTCGAAGCCAGTTACGGTCGGGATGGTGGGCGGGCCTGAGGTGGCTGAAGCGATCAGCTTTCTGAACAAGCAGAACGTCGCCGCTTACCCAACTCCGGAGAGGGCCTCAGCTGCCATGTCCTCGCTCTACGCTTACGCGAGAGCTAGGGAGTACGTGATTAGGAGTTTAGCGGTCTGCTGA